Proteins encoded within one genomic window of Mesobacillus subterraneus:
- a CDS encoding VanZ family protein has product MRVIINYKLMFGMDKLMHFIGFAGISALIGVFMLIISDRDRVKDQLSVIWFVLVTIGIIEEYRQYLDPVRSSEFFDAIANIFGVTTGVGITLGVSYILASKQEILSNVFRLYPMILIMLLIGLLYFNERPFLIDVSIREQVRSLAALIGF; this is encoded by the coding sequence ATGCGAGTGATTATAAATTATAAACTGATGTTCGGAATGGATAAGCTGATGCATTTTATTGGTTTTGCAGGTATCTCAGCATTGATAGGTGTCTTTATGTTAATTATCTCAGACCGCGACCGAGTCAAAGACCAGTTAAGTGTTATATGGTTTGTGTTGGTAACTATTGGAATAATTGAAGAGTACCGGCAGTACCTGGATCCAGTCAGAAGTTCGGAGTTCTTTGATGCCATTGCAAATATTTTTGGAGTGACAACAGGGGTGGGCATTACATTGGGAGTATCTTATATTCTTGCTTCTAAGCAAGAGATTCTTTCGAATGTTTTTCGTCTATATCCCATGATTCTGATAATGTTGTTAATAGGCTTGCTGTACTTTAATGAAAGGCCTTTTCTAATTGATGTGTCTATTCGCGAACAAGTCAGGAGTCTGGCCGCACTAATTGGCTTTTAG
- a CDS encoding M14 family zinc carboxypeptidase, with protein MKNSKVLTGLSVLALCTALATPTLATNSPNGNLYNDNQVYSVNGYTDYAEMVKRLLQIEANSQGRVALEVVGQSNQRRDIYQARVGTGEKVVLIESEIHGNENTGTEALLSMLQYLGSSNSPEAQKIREEITLVTLPKMNPDASELDRRGNDMSWEEVVDDFPQLADAAGPAWNYYNNRIIQDRDYNGRPGFDVNRDFNPNLDYVPQAEDFPGTSSKPGWYITPESQTVRDVYKSLLAEFGKVDVFVDLHHQGHYYVEGTDNLVTMSLSADFVPDPNTAEGAKYAEYKDNYNFEFSKQLNLAAYNALQALGENSPFNNITLYQQNLDLPGTALGSFALNGSGTVLFEVRGQSHTLGQKKKGQLVKAVETGLYGIINGVVDGSVEELDAAEYDKIPRTAYSPSL; from the coding sequence ATGAAAAATAGCAAAGTACTAACAGGTTTAAGTGTTCTGGCATTGTGCACAGCTCTTGCGACGCCTACACTAGCTACTAACTCGCCTAACGGAAACCTTTACAATGACAACCAGGTTTACTCTGTAAATGGCTATACTGACTATGCTGAGATGGTGAAACGCCTCCTGCAAATTGAAGCAAACAGCCAGGGCCGAGTTGCTTTGGAGGTTGTTGGTCAATCAAACCAGAGAAGAGATATTTACCAGGCTAGAGTGGGAACAGGTGAAAAGGTTGTCCTGATCGAAAGCGAGATCCATGGAAATGAAAATACCGGAACCGAAGCCTTGCTTAGCATGCTTCAATACCTCGGATCCAGCAACTCGCCTGAAGCACAAAAAATTCGTGAGGAAATCACCCTTGTCACTTTGCCGAAAATGAACCCGGATGCTTCTGAACTGGATCGACGAGGAAATGATATGTCATGGGAAGAGGTAGTCGATGATTTCCCTCAGCTAGCTGATGCTGCTGGCCCAGCATGGAATTATTATAACAACCGGATTATCCAGGACAGGGACTATAATGGCAGACCAGGATTTGACGTAAACCGTGACTTCAACCCAAATTTGGATTATGTCCCTCAAGCCGAGGACTTCCCGGGAACCTCAAGTAAGCCAGGCTGGTACATAACCCCAGAATCACAAACGGTACGTGATGTTTATAAGTCTCTTTTAGCTGAATTCGGAAAAGTGGATGTATTTGTAGATCTTCACCACCAAGGACATTACTATGTTGAAGGAACAGATAACCTTGTCACCATGTCTCTTTCAGCAGACTTCGTCCCGGATCCAAACACAGCAGAAGGCGCAAAGTACGCCGAATATAAGGACAACTATAATTTCGAGTTTTCCAAACAGTTAAATCTTGCTGCGTACAATGCGCTGCAGGCACTTGGTGAAAATTCACCGTTTAACAACATCACGCTATATCAACAAAACCTTGACCTTCCAGGAACAGCTCTTGGCAGCTTTGCATTAAACGGCAGCGGCACAGTCCTTTTCGAAGTAAGGGGACAATCGCATACATTAGGACAGAAGAAAAAGGGACAGCTCGTTAAGGCTGTTGAAACAGGATTGTATGGAATTATTAATGGGGTAGTAGATGGTAGCGTGGAGGAACTGGACGCGGCGGAATATGATAAAATTCCTCGTACCGCTTATTCACCAAGTTTATAA
- a CDS encoding bifunctional metallophosphatase/5'-nucleotidase produces the protein MNYRTKFYRKFLSVAASAALLTSIAVPGVSANMKGVKPGKPFELTVMHTNDTHAHLDNVAKRVSAIKQVREENTNTLLLDAGDVFSGTLYFNEFQGLADLEFMNLAGYDAMTFGNHEFDKGTGVLANFVKEADFPFVSANVNFEKDQNMNMLANSEFSSEANDGEIYKGIVKEVNGEKIGIFGLTTAETVDISSPGDDVEFNDYLNEAREAVKAFEEQGVNKIIALTHIGLNDGGGDNDLTLAEEVEGIDVIVGGHTHVKLTEPVFVEVGKEPTVIVQANEYGKFLGTLDVKFNKNGRVIEYAGELLDMKNYEEDAAAAQILNEKYKPAVEEMKNTVIGTTTVDLIGGNPAARTGETNLGNLITDGMLAKAQTINPDTVIALQNGGGIRTSVNAGEITMSKVLEVMPFGNSLAIMQLTGAEIKEALEHSVKDAPTAFGGFLQVSGMKFTYDSSLPAGQRVQSVEVKEDGVNYVSLDLNKTYAVATNTFTAKGGDGYDVFGNAYSEGRVSEPGFVDWEIFTEYVSQQENNTVSPVVEGRIIDLAN, from the coding sequence ATGAACTACCGTACCAAGTTCTATCGTAAGTTTTTATCAGTAGCTGCATCTGCTGCGCTTTTGACATCTATTGCTGTACCTGGTGTATCTGCAAATATGAAGGGCGTAAAGCCAGGCAAGCCTTTTGAATTAACGGTTATGCATACCAATGATACGCATGCGCATTTAGATAATGTCGCGAAACGGGTTTCTGCTATTAAGCAGGTGCGTGAGGAAAACACTAACACTTTGTTATTAGATGCCGGGGATGTTTTTTCCGGAACACTATATTTTAACGAGTTTCAAGGACTGGCGGATTTGGAGTTCATGAATCTTGCTGGATATGATGCCATGACATTCGGAAACCACGAATTTGATAAAGGGACCGGTGTTCTAGCAAACTTTGTAAAAGAAGCGGACTTCCCATTTGTCAGCGCGAACGTCAACTTTGAAAAAGACCAAAATATGAATATGCTTGCAAATAGTGAGTTCTCATCAGAAGCGAATGATGGTGAAATCTACAAAGGCATTGTAAAAGAAGTAAATGGGGAGAAAATCGGTATTTTTGGTCTTACTACCGCTGAAACAGTAGACATCTCCAGCCCTGGAGATGATGTCGAATTCAATGATTACCTCAACGAAGCAAGAGAAGCTGTTAAAGCGTTTGAGGAACAAGGAGTCAATAAAATCATCGCTCTTACTCACATCGGACTGAATGACGGCGGCGGCGACAATGACCTTACATTGGCTGAGGAAGTAGAAGGCATAGATGTAATCGTTGGCGGCCACACTCACGTTAAATTGACCGAACCAGTATTTGTCGAGGTTGGAAAAGAACCGACAGTCATCGTCCAGGCTAATGAATATGGTAAGTTCCTTGGTACGCTGGATGTTAAATTCAATAAAAATGGAAGAGTAATTGAATATGCAGGTGAGTTGCTGGATATGAAAAATTATGAAGAAGATGCAGCAGCAGCCCAAATTTTGAACGAGAAATACAAACCTGCTGTTGAAGAGATGAAAAACACCGTAATCGGAACAACAACTGTTGACTTAATTGGTGGAAACCCTGCCGCAAGAACAGGTGAAACGAACCTAGGAAACCTGATTACGGATGGTATGCTCGCAAAAGCACAAACAATCAATCCTGATACGGTGATCGCACTCCAAAACGGCGGCGGTATCCGGACATCTGTGAATGCTGGTGAAATTACAATGTCAAAAGTACTTGAAGTAATGCCATTCGGAAACTCATTAGCAATCATGCAGCTGACAGGTGCCGAAATCAAAGAAGCATTGGAGCATAGCGTGAAGGATGCCCCAACAGCATTCGGAGGTTTCCTGCAAGTATCCGGCATGAAATTCACGTACGACAGCTCCCTTCCAGCTGGCCAGCGTGTGCAGTCAGTTGAGGTAAAAGAAGACGGAGTAAATTACGTAAGTCTGGATCTTAATAAAACATATGCAGTCGCAACAAACACATTTACCGCTAAAGGCGGAGACGGATACGATGTATTCGGGAATGCTTACAGTGAAGGCCGTGTGAGCGAGCCTGGTTTTGTTGACTGGGAAATCTTCACGGAATATGTGAGCCAACAAGAAAACAATACAGTGAGTCCTGTTGTTGAAGGTCGAATCATCGATTTGGCAAACTAA
- a CDS encoding N-acetylmuramoyl-L-alanine amidase, whose amino-acid sequence MKKRVLLRKLVFFLLLILSGCSEGLQEEAVASAEVKEQKIVQTQIQIPVTKDFMPNMNFVPKSNIPTHVVLHFISNAGVNPENPYIYEDIRKVFIDYDVSPHYMIDREGEIYFLLPESRAARHAGKGELTKYTDYNNQLNRYSIGVELMAIGTQSEMQQMMSPEHYKKIPLKHIGYTEAQYKALNLLIDDILARNKEIKRDKNHIVGHDEYAPERKTDPGSLFDWSRILGEK is encoded by the coding sequence ATGAAAAAGAGGGTATTATTAAGAAAGCTAGTATTTTTCTTGTTACTGATCTTGAGTGGATGCTCAGAAGGGCTTCAGGAGGAAGCAGTGGCAAGTGCAGAAGTGAAAGAACAAAAGATTGTCCAAACTCAAATTCAAATTCCTGTAACTAAAGACTTTATGCCTAATATGAATTTTGTGCCAAAGAGCAATATACCAACCCATGTTGTATTGCACTTTATAAGCAATGCCGGAGTCAATCCTGAGAATCCATATATATATGAGGACATCAGAAAAGTTTTTATTGATTACGATGTCTCGCCACATTACATGATTGATCGGGAAGGAGAAATATACTTTCTGCTCCCGGAAAGCCGGGCCGCCCGCCATGCAGGGAAAGGGGAACTTACCAAGTATACAGATTATAATAATCAGTTGAATAGATATTCGATTGGTGTTGAGTTAATGGCCATCGGAACACAATCCGAAATGCAGCAAATGATGTCTCCAGAGCACTATAAGAAAATACCCCTGAAACATATCGGCTATACTGAAGCACAATATAAAGCTCTTAATCTGCTTATTGATGATATACTGGCAAGAAACAAAGAGATTAAGAGAGACAAGAATCATATAGTTGGTCATGATGAATACGCACCAGAACGTAAAACAGATCCGGGAAGTTTATTTGACTGGTCAAGGATATTAGGGGAGAAATGA
- a CDS encoding insertion element protein — protein sequence MYKIKRLANLADPICRIEPNISSEELVKRINDYNVLSDKKMKTLYIHSAFREVHLHWGEKEYEIQVNYCSDPFCKNHRQPQEDYKIGKSKRYKFTGKDGSRTINCVPDPTNQMGVPTLGCYTKTFSNWSLATEIERLVRINSTVPLEPDYEFHKDDCSENQTYFENPKSFYKRGKATSKAQIVQCKSCKKYTNILPNKSQTTSYTQKRNDILLTFAEHLINRVPVSSTCKILGIGRSTYYSKLEWLYRCCLEFLEIREAKQFAKQIFPRIWLNTDMMMYYLNNVRKKGQPRTKGTVSEKQLQTQTVVTTDLTSRYVFRADIAYDWDIDFKKIEMDTLAYKDDHLPVELRKNAKYTNYSYYPMEPIVNDTQSSADYYREIQDYMLRGKYVDGLHINHTYTAMAQMFLIKQMVKTDKWRVVSDDDMVLKSAIKKVFAEEISKGRLHYFVNTFDKTLSREAAFQEYIDANKHLKNWAESNGLKEQSDYEVAIEYLRRRLAVHKFYETKVAPDGTPYNVHKSNKIEHPIAMADRGSRYIDVISDTSKVSDEHLARLITRANDNAVNAFLQEIRRSLSILERPLVTSRGDGKSYIYSNFNPKYAQMAITILRTYYNFCQPFKTYGDELTPAQRIGIAKRAYSWRDIIYKR from the coding sequence ATGTACAAAATTAAACGTTTGGCTAATTTGGCTGACCCTATTTGTCGCATTGAACCAAACATCTCTTCAGAAGAACTTGTGAAACGTATAAATGATTACAATGTATTGTCAGATAAAAAAATGAAAACTCTATATATTCATTCTGCCTTTCGAGAAGTGCATTTGCATTGGGGCGAGAAAGAATATGAAATTCAAGTAAATTACTGTTCTGACCCCTTTTGTAAAAACCATAGGCAGCCTCAAGAAGATTATAAGATTGGCAAAAGTAAAAGATATAAATTTACAGGCAAGGATGGTTCAAGAACAATCAATTGTGTGCCAGACCCGACTAATCAAATGGGTGTACCGACTTTAGGGTGCTATACGAAGACTTTTTCCAATTGGTCCTTAGCAACTGAAATAGAAAGATTGGTTCGCATTAATTCCACTGTTCCTTTGGAGCCCGACTACGAATTCCATAAAGATGATTGTTCAGAAAATCAGACTTATTTTGAAAACCCAAAATCCTTCTATAAACGAGGAAAAGCAACATCTAAAGCTCAAATTGTTCAATGTAAATCCTGTAAAAAATATACAAATATATTGCCTAATAAGTCGCAGACCACATCGTACACACAAAAACGGAATGACATTTTGCTTACCTTTGCAGAACATTTAATTAACCGAGTTCCCGTTTCAAGTACGTGTAAAATATTAGGGATAGGGCGAAGCACTTATTACAGTAAACTAGAATGGCTTTATCGCTGTTGTTTGGAATTTTTGGAAATTAGAGAGGCGAAGCAATTTGCTAAACAAATATTTCCTCGGATTTGGTTGAATACCGATATGATGATGTATTACCTAAACAATGTTCGAAAAAAGGGACAGCCACGAACAAAAGGAACGGTATCGGAGAAGCAGTTACAAACACAGACGGTTGTTACAACCGATTTAACTTCTCGTTATGTCTTCAGGGCAGATATAGCGTATGATTGGGACATTGATTTTAAAAAAATTGAAATGGACACTCTAGCCTACAAAGATGACCATTTACCAGTAGAACTGCGGAAAAATGCAAAGTATACAAATTACTCGTATTATCCTATGGAGCCGATTGTGAATGATACGCAGAGTTCAGCAGACTATTACCGTGAAATACAAGATTATATGTTAAGAGGAAAATATGTCGATGGATTGCACATCAATCATACATATACGGCGATGGCTCAGATGTTTTTAATAAAACAAATGGTGAAAACGGACAAATGGCGTGTGGTTAGCGATGATGATATGGTGTTGAAATCTGCCATAAAAAAGGTATTCGCAGAAGAAATCAGTAAGGGTAGATTGCATTATTTTGTTAACACCTTCGATAAGACACTATCAAGGGAAGCTGCTTTTCAAGAATATATCGATGCAAATAAACACCTGAAAAATTGGGCGGAGTCCAATGGTTTAAAGGAACAATCTGATTATGAGGTAGCGATTGAATATTTGAGAAGAAGGTTAGCTGTACACAAATTTTACGAAACAAAAGTAGCTCCGGACGGTACACCTTATAATGTCCATAAATCTAATAAGATTGAACATCCCATTGCGATGGCTGACCGAGGAAGCCGTTATATTGATGTGATTTCAGATACCTCAAAGGTATCAGATGAACACCTAGCAAGGCTAATTACAAGGGCTAATGATAATGCGGTAAATGCCTTTTTACAGGAAATTAGACGTAGCTTATCTATTTTGGAGAGACCGTTAGTGACATCAAGGGGTGACGGAAAATCATATATTTACAGCAATTTCAATCCAAAATATGCACAAATGGCAATCACAATTTTACGAACCTACTACAACTTTTGTCAGCCTTTTAAAACCTACGGAGATGAGCTGACCCCTGCACAGAGAATTGGTATTGCCAAAAGAGCATATAGTTGGAGGGATATTATTTATAAGCGTTAA
- a CDS encoding acyltransferase family protein has translation MIVIALSVLEYRSAGSIASNRTANFINIPILTLFMAGIMDDIRKVRILDKFLKEIGTLSMAIYLIHPFVINIFERVAPSILWKTSLFPITFGIILLGTIFLTKLIQLLPFSNYILTVPKIKDSGSDKQLKTRGKIVHVAKLAKN, from the coding sequence GTGATAGTGATTGCTTTATCGGTCCTCGAATATCGAAGTGCTGGCTCTATTGCTTCAAATAGAACAGCAAACTTTATTAATATTCCTATCTTGACTTTATTTATGGCTGGAATCATGGACGATATAAGGAAGGTTAGGATTCTTGATAAATTCCTAAAAGAAATAGGGACTTTATCAATGGCAATTTATCTAATTCATCCATTTGTGATTAACATATTTGAAAGAGTTGCGCCCTCAATCCTTTGGAAGACATCTTTATTCCCTATTACTTTTGGAATCATCCTATTAGGGACAATATTCCTTACTAAACTTATACAGTTGCTTCCGTTCAGCAATTATATTTTGACTGTACCTAAAATAAAAGACTCTGGCAGCGATAAACAGCTAAAAACAAGGGGTAAGATAGTACATGTAGCCAAGTTGGCCAAGAATTAG
- a CDS encoding acyltransferase, whose amino-acid sequence MRNKREHIYEIHYIRAIASLMVLLVHVSAAYFYQHDKQYNDYTFFINQISRFGTPMFAMMSGFLLFYQTRTRGFQLKRFLSSRFTKIGIPFLVWSVFYLLFTYFILKINPMRDGMESFLINFLSGNAFYHLYFISIVFQFYLIFPILQLFRSKIMWPFLLVLAGLINWYFVKVDVSAQFEGVAGLILSQRAFLPEWIFFFIFGGIFSLLLGDSSRIFKEI is encoded by the coding sequence ATGAGGAATAAACGTGAACACATTTATGAAATTCATTATATCCGTGCGATCGCTAGCTTAATGGTCCTTCTTGTCCATGTGTCAGCAGCTTACTTCTATCAGCATGACAAACAATATAATGATTATACCTTTTTTATTAACCAAATCAGTCGCTTTGGAACTCCAATGTTTGCGATGATGAGTGGGTTTTTGCTATTCTATCAGACTAGGACAAGAGGCTTCCAATTAAAAAGGTTTCTTTCGAGCCGCTTTACGAAGATAGGCATTCCCTTTCTTGTATGGAGTGTTTTCTATCTTCTATTTACGTACTTCATCTTGAAAATCAATCCCATGCGAGATGGCATGGAGAGCTTTTTAATCAATTTTCTATCTGGAAATGCTTTTTATCATTTATATTTTATATCCATTGTTTTTCAATTTTATCTAATCTTCCCGATTCTGCAGTTATTTCGTTCAAAAATAATGTGGCCTTTCTTATTGGTGCTTGCAGGGTTGATTAATTGGTACTTTGTGAAGGTTGATGTTTCCGCCCAATTTGAAGGGGTTGCAGGGTTGATATTAAGCCAGCGCGCTTTTCTGCCGGAATGGATCTTCTTCTTTATTTTCGGGGGGATTTTTAGCTTATTACTGGGAGACTCTTCTCGCATTTTCAAAGAGATATAA
- a CDS encoding class D sortase: protein MKGRRTGKLVLLSLSVVIIVFGFWFSGTNVYKFMKGYWLFKTGEPKTEVVLANKPDPTADRKPQESPKKNLYSERPEEGEMFGNLFIPKLDANLPIYHGTDEDELEKGVGHFAGSVLPGEKDNSVLSGHRDTVFRKLGDVGKGDLLIVSTEAGEFTYKVRKVRIVDADDRTVIVPKPRATLTVTTCYPFDFIGDAPERYILVADLIEDSVSRKE from the coding sequence ATGAAAGGAAGAAGAACCGGAAAACTGGTTCTTCTTTCCTTATCCGTTGTCATAATCGTATTCGGTTTCTGGTTCAGCGGAACAAACGTTTATAAATTCATGAAGGGCTATTGGTTATTTAAAACTGGAGAACCAAAAACAGAGGTCGTCCTTGCCAATAAGCCTGATCCGACAGCAGATAGAAAACCGCAAGAAAGTCCTAAAAAGAATCTCTATTCGGAAAGACCTGAAGAAGGAGAAATGTTCGGCAATCTCTTCATTCCTAAACTTGACGCCAACTTGCCAATCTATCATGGTACTGATGAGGACGAGCTTGAAAAAGGTGTAGGGCATTTTGCCGGCAGCGTGCTTCCAGGTGAGAAGGATAATTCTGTCCTCTCTGGCCACAGAGATACTGTTTTTCGCAAGCTTGGCGATGTAGGCAAAGGTGATTTGCTGATAGTCTCAACAGAAGCAGGCGAATTCACGTACAAGGTCAGAAAAGTCCGCATTGTTGATGCAGATGACAGGACAGTAATTGTTCCAAAACCAAGAGCAACGCTGACTGTGACCACATGCTATCCTTTTGATTTCATTGGAGATGCACCTGAACGATATATCCTGGTAGCTGACTTAATTGAAGACTCTGTTTCCAGGAAAGAATAA